One part of the Homalodisca vitripennis isolate AUS2020 unplaced genomic scaffold, UT_GWSS_2.1 ScUCBcl_7167;HRSCAF=14729, whole genome shotgun sequence genome encodes these proteins:
- the LOC124374067 gene encoding uncharacterized protein LOC124374067 codes for MDQMQGNLLPSTRSPWQTEQISDGEAAEQISTVDISEVTPLSDNLQGRNAPTTPPEERKDTDGWMSLPTDIPMSCPPGLEYLYYTDPSYIFIRIWNMGRTIPQRYSPKDWLDLDDDEVGVSKPGPRNQRSHGITSKTNRSPNG; via the exons ATGGACCAGATGCAGGGGAATCTCCTCCCGTCTACCAGGAGCCCATGGCAGACCGAACAGATCTCAGATGGAGAAG CTGCAGAGCAGATCAGTACTGTTGACATTTCAGAGGTCACACCTCTTAGTGACAACCTCCAAGGCAGAAACGCCCCCACTACCCCACCAGAGGAACGTAAAGATACAG ATGGCTGGATGAGTTTGCCTACGGATATTCCAATGAGCTGCCCTCCTGGCCTAGAGTATCTCTACTACACTGACCCGTCCTACATATTTATAAGGATATGGAATATGGGAAG GACAATCCCTCAAAGGTACTCACCTAAAGACTGGTTGGATTTAGATGACGACGAAGTTGGTGTGTCTAAGCCTGGACCAAGAAACCAGCGATCACATGGCATTACAAGTAAGACAAACCGATCGCCCAATGGCTAG